A genomic segment from Stappia indica encodes:
- a CDS encoding ABC transporter ATP-binding protein: MTKQNETPLLEVRNLTKHFNVGGRGLFRRDTQTVKALDDVSFTVGKGKTFAIVGESGCGKSTLGRSLLRLEQPTAGEVRLDGLDVTTASAATLRAMRRKMQIVFQDPFSSLHPKMTAGQLVAEPMLLHRIATRKDVRERVARLFDLVGLAPYQMDRYPHQFSGGQRQRIAIARALAVDPSLIVCDEPVSALDVSIQAQIINLLTDLQEKLGVSYVFISHDLGVVRYISHEIAVMYLGRIIEQGPKDELFASPKHPYTKALLSAVPRPDPSYRSRRIVLKGDLPNPLDPPPGCSFSSRCAHVREMCREVGPELETVSPQHRAACHFWREV; the protein is encoded by the coding sequence ATGACCAAACAGAACGAAACGCCCTTGCTTGAAGTTCGCAACCTGACCAAGCATTTCAACGTCGGCGGGCGCGGCCTGTTCCGCCGCGATACGCAGACGGTGAAGGCGCTCGACGATGTCAGCTTCACGGTCGGCAAGGGCAAGACCTTCGCCATCGTCGGCGAAAGCGGCTGCGGGAAATCCACGCTCGGCCGGAGCCTGCTGAGGCTGGAGCAGCCGACCGCGGGCGAGGTCCGGCTCGACGGGTTGGACGTGACGACGGCGTCGGCGGCAACCCTGCGTGCCATGCGACGCAAGATGCAGATCGTCTTCCAGGACCCGTTTTCCTCGCTGCATCCCAAGATGACCGCCGGTCAGCTGGTCGCCGAGCCGATGCTGCTCCACAGGATCGCGACCCGAAAGGACGTGCGCGAGCGCGTTGCGCGGCTGTTCGACCTCGTCGGGCTGGCGCCCTACCAGATGGACCGTTATCCCCACCAGTTCAGCGGCGGACAGCGCCAGCGCATCGCCATTGCCCGCGCGCTGGCCGTGGACCCGAGCCTGATCGTGTGCGACGAGCCGGTTTCGGCGCTCGACGTCTCGATCCAGGCCCAGATCATCAATCTTCTGACGGATCTTCAGGAAAAGCTCGGGGTCAGCTACGTCTTCATCTCCCACGATCTTGGCGTGGTGCGCTACATCAGCCACGAGATCGCGGTGATGTATCTCGGCAGGATCATCGAGCAGGGGCCGAAGGACGAGCTTTTTGCTTCGCCCAAACACCCCTACACGAAAGCGCTCCTGTCCGCCGTTCCCCGGCCCGACCCTTCGTACCGCTCGCGCCGCATCGTGCTGAAGGGCGATCTGCCGAACCCGCTCGACCCGCCGCCGGGCTGCAGCTTTTCCAGCCGCTGCGCCCATGTCCGCGAGATGTGCCGCGAGGTCGGGCCCGAACTGGAGACGGTCTCCCCGCAGCACCGCGCGGCATGCCATTTCTGGCGCGAAGTGTAG
- a CDS encoding ABC transporter permease, which translates to MLRYALQRLLLAVPVTLGVLVIGFILLNLVPSDPATVRAGPAASAEVIAQIRTEMGLDRPLWEQFLRYVGNVLTGDLGTSLVNNMSVAEELSRAFGATLELVVLCLVWALPTAILLGVFAASRRGTIWDRVIMGGSVAGVSLPVFLIGMILLWVFGYKLQLLPFTGRGGPLWTLDGFRHAVLPSVCLGLIFIGPVARMTRTSMLETLKADHVRTARAKGLSERVVTFRHGLRNALIPVTTLVGLQIGYLLGGAIVTETIFSWPGVGRLAVGAIVANDIPVAQGAIIALSLGFIAMNLIVDLLYAVLDPRVQAK; encoded by the coding sequence ATGCTGAGATACGCTCTTCAACGCCTGTTGCTGGCTGTCCCGGTCACCCTCGGGGTGTTGGTGATAGGCTTCATATTGCTGAACCTCGTGCCTTCGGACCCTGCGACGGTGCGCGCAGGGCCCGCGGCCAGCGCCGAAGTCATCGCCCAGATCCGTACGGAGATGGGCCTCGACCGCCCCTTGTGGGAGCAATTCCTGCGATATGTCGGCAACGTCCTGACCGGCGACCTCGGCACCTCGCTCGTCAACAACATGTCGGTCGCGGAAGAGCTGTCCAGGGCATTCGGCGCCACGCTCGAACTCGTCGTCCTGTGCCTGGTCTGGGCCTTGCCGACGGCGATCCTGCTCGGCGTTTTCGCGGCCTCGCGGCGCGGAACGATCTGGGACCGGGTGATCATGGGCGGGTCGGTCGCCGGCGTTTCTCTGCCGGTCTTCCTGATCGGCATGATCCTGCTGTGGGTGTTCGGCTACAAGCTGCAGCTGCTGCCGTTCACGGGCCGGGGCGGCCCCCTCTGGACGCTGGACGGGTTCCGCCACGCGGTTCTTCCATCCGTCTGCCTGGGGCTGATCTTCATCGGTCCCGTGGCGCGCATGACCCGCACGTCGATGCTGGAAACGCTGAAAGCCGACCATGTGCGAACGGCCCGCGCCAAGGGCTTGAGCGAACGCGTCGTGACGTTTCGCCATGGCTTGCGCAATGCCCTGATCCCCGTGACGACGCTTGTCGGCCTGCAGATCGGCTATCTGCTCGGGGGCGCCATCGTCACCGAGACGATCTTCTCCTGGCCGGGCGTCGGACGGCTGGCGGTCGGCGCCATCGTCGCCAACGACATACCCGTCGCGCAGGGCGCCATCATTGCGCTCTCCCTCGGCTTCATCGCCATGAACCTTATCGTTGATCTGCTCTACGCAGTGCTCGACCCAAGGGTGCAAGCGAAATGA
- a CDS encoding NAD(P)/FAD-dependent oxidoreductase, which yields MSDALSADFKPEPYWWEDVPRHAAAEHPLPDEADVVVVGSGYAGLSCAIELARQGRSVTVLEARSLGFGASSRSVGMIGGRLRQSFPVLSKRFGSAKARDLLEETSKAYDWFLNFVPGEGIQCDLRQSGRLICAWTEKDLAGIRRQSETLATFDIRSQVLGKAELREHVRTPLYHGALLLPDDGGVHPARYHEGLLAAAARHGVALIAHTPVVGIDRTGPRFVVRTARGHIAAATVVLATNAYTDAAFSWFRKRVIPVGSHMMSTQPLEASVLDALLPTESLVNDTRSLAYAIRKSPDGRRLLVGGRALSRNSFDARHVAMRLMAILREVLPDLPPLQASHAWEGNVAFTMDRVPHIGVHDGVHYVTGCNGSGVVMASYLGTRIAKLASGDDTPSAFNGNAFKAPPFYRGNAWFMPVIATAMGVDDRLRALLNR from the coding sequence ATGAGCGATGCGCTGTCGGCTGATTTCAAGCCGGAGCCATACTGGTGGGAAGATGTTCCGCGGCACGCTGCCGCGGAACATCCCCTCCCCGACGAAGCAGATGTCGTCGTTGTCGGGTCTGGTTATGCCGGGTTGTCATGCGCCATCGAACTTGCGCGGCAGGGGCGGTCCGTCACCGTCCTGGAGGCGAGAAGTCTCGGCTTCGGCGCCAGCAGCCGCAGCGTGGGCATGATCGGCGGCCGGTTGCGCCAGTCTTTCCCGGTGCTGTCGAAACGGTTCGGATCCGCGAAGGCGCGGGACCTCCTCGAAGAGACGAGCAAGGCCTACGACTGGTTCCTGAACTTCGTTCCCGGCGAAGGCATCCAGTGCGACCTCAGGCAGTCGGGGCGGCTGATCTGCGCCTGGACCGAAAAGGACCTGGCCGGCATTCGCCGGCAGAGCGAAACGCTGGCGACCTTCGACATCCGTTCGCAGGTGCTCGGAAAGGCCGAGCTGCGAGAACATGTCAGGACGCCGCTCTATCACGGCGCGCTTCTTCTGCCCGATGACGGCGGCGTCCACCCGGCCCGGTATCATGAAGGGCTGCTTGCCGCCGCGGCCCGGCATGGCGTGGCGCTGATCGCGCACACGCCGGTCGTCGGCATCGACAGGACGGGTCCCCGCTTCGTCGTGCGCACGGCGCGCGGGCACATCGCGGCCGCGACCGTCGTCCTGGCCACGAACGCCTATACCGACGCGGCCTTCTCCTGGTTTCGCAAGCGGGTGATTCCGGTCGGCAGCCACATGATGTCGACGCAGCCGCTCGAGGCCTCCGTCCTCGATGCCCTGCTGCCGACGGAAAGCCTGGTGAACGATACGCGCAGCCTTGCCTATGCCATCCGCAAGAGCCCCGACGGTCGCCGGCTCCTGGTCGGCGGCAGGGCCCTGTCGAGAAACAGTTTCGATGCACGCCACGTCGCCATGCGGCTGATGGCCATACTCCGCGAGGTCCTGCCCGACCTGCCGCCCCTGCAGGCGAGCCATGCCTGGGAAGGAAACGTCGCCTTCACAATGGACCGCGTCCCGCATATCGGCGTCCACGACGGTGTTCACTACGTCACCGGCTGCAATGGCTCCGGCGTCGTCATGGCCTCCTATCTGGGCACGCGGATTGCGAAACTGGCCAGTGGCGACGACACGCCGAGCGCCTTCAACGGCAACGCCTTCAAGGCCCCTCCCTTCTACCGCGGCAATGCCTGGTTCATGCCCGTGATCGCCACCGCCATGGGTGTCGACGACCGGCTGCGCGCCCTCCTCAACAGATAG
- a CDS encoding ABC transporter permease translates to MVSLGRDPVSCIALAMLSALFLGALLAPWIAPYDPLAIDMMKVLKAPSFEHLFGTDGQGRDIFSRSLYGLRVTILLGFSAVFVGGTVGTVIGLVAGFYPKSDTILMRLMDVILSFPAILFGLAIAAIIGSGTTAVVIALSVSTTPLVARIARGAALMALAHDYVSSGRAIGLNDWALLWRYVLPNCISTIVVFLTLRLGQAILLGASLSFLGLGTQPPQPELGTMAAQGIGFFFFAPHVTLIPSFVIFFLVLSMNILGDSLRDILDPRLRS, encoded by the coding sequence ATGGTGTCGCTCGGCCGCGACCCGGTATCGTGCATTGCCCTGGCCATGCTGTCGGCGCTGTTCCTGGGTGCGCTTCTGGCGCCGTGGATCGCACCGTACGATCCCCTCGCAATCGACATGATGAAGGTTCTCAAGGCGCCCTCCTTCGAGCACCTCTTCGGGACCGACGGCCAGGGCCGCGACATCTTCAGCCGCAGCCTTTACGGGCTGAGGGTGACGATCCTGCTGGGCTTCTCGGCAGTTTTCGTAGGCGGAACCGTCGGCACGGTGATCGGCCTGGTCGCCGGCTTCTACCCGAAGTCGGATACGATCCTGATGCGCCTGATGGATGTTATCCTCTCGTTTCCGGCAATCCTGTTCGGCCTCGCCATCGCCGCGATCATCGGTTCGGGAACCACTGCCGTCGTCATCGCGCTTTCGGTGTCGACGACGCCGCTGGTCGCGCGCATCGCGCGCGGTGCCGCGCTGATGGCGCTGGCCCACGACTACGTCAGCAGCGGCCGCGCCATCGGGCTGAACGACTGGGCCCTGCTTTGGCGCTACGTGCTGCCGAACTGCATCTCCACCATCGTGGTGTTCCTGACCCTGCGGCTCGGCCAGGCGATCCTGCTGGGCGCATCCTTGAGCTTTCTCGGCCTCGGGACGCAGCCTCCGCAACCGGAGCTCGGCACCATGGCGGCACAGGGCATCGGGTTCTTCTTCTTTGCCCCCCACGTGACGCTGATCCCGAGCTTCGTGATCTTCTTCCTTGTCCTGTCGATGAACATTCTCGGTGATTCATTGCGCGACATCCTCGATCCGCGCCTGCGAAGCTGA
- a CDS encoding vWA domain-containing protein has product MTQSGIRAALAAATLCAFAAAQANAQSSPPQPTTPQSGKAAILILDASGSMWGQLDGGITKIEVAREVMGQFFATRDATIPLGVIAYGHNRRGDCSDIEIIARAGSQNPGALSQRLNRINPRGMTPISESLRIAAREIPPTAEEADIILVTDGLETCDADPCAVAAQLAQEGIKIRAHVVGFGLSEQQANALACVPDQTGGQLLRPQSGAELTDALNQIAAAEPMPEPEPEPTVQENFFDIGPKAEAGHTYRISYKGTARPVDYAGFTRRGEAEPDVSPSYGVIGGSGKTGNNPFTKQAPPEPGDYDLILSVAGQGVIARQAIEVVSSSNGFDPIGSVEPGKRFRFTWRGPDRVEQRVVIARPGDPAGTYEGDWGYALHKNGRMGLRAPAEPGLYELRYLSASRKEILFSRTFGVGVPYEDADLTTSAELAERALAATQAAPGQDPLPMVPATFRLPDGFPPTPLSWSAVPLDPDMSPEAWAPQSDMVVGEGEFEPGRYEVSTMGPGETEFRGVVEIVPGQPNDFVIPLVGGGEAEQNPPGQRGDAGSSGGSTLAGESQGMACRSPTGCAYHDPVTGLALILPQGWDIDPPFFYETAGGARAGLPSATLSRTIGGDMQQIMLNPRQWMTSSGPCTDTPAGELCRATSTDVAYLGAFEVVRSSLRIAAASAAPDPSAAPRSTASAAGAGASAGAGASAGAGTGSSRGGDIQPRNGRWTVTLGRTVVEGCPAMIAEQIRGAGLERRSGTREMTFSDPFHPGPLMADAPMQVGWSRTGPGSWQATLVGQSMGPTGQIDVRLELTVVSETELHEVNHFSMQLPAPLMAALGGGGSGACTSRTGATWTWQG; this is encoded by the coding sequence ATGACACAGTCCGGCATCCGGGCGGCGCTCGCCGCCGCAACGCTCTGCGCGTTTGCCGCCGCACAGGCGAACGCCCAGTCATCGCCCCCACAGCCGACAACGCCGCAATCCGGCAAGGCGGCCATCCTCATTCTCGATGCTTCCGGCTCGATGTGGGGCCAGCTCGACGGCGGCATCACCAAGATCGAGGTGGCGCGCGAGGTGATGGGGCAGTTCTTCGCCACGCGCGATGCGACCATCCCGCTCGGCGTCATCGCCTATGGCCACAACCGGCGCGGCGACTGCTCCGACATCGAGATCATCGCCCGCGCGGGCAGCCAGAACCCCGGCGCCCTGTCGCAGCGGCTCAACCGCATCAACCCGCGCGGCATGACGCCGATTTCCGAGAGCCTGCGGATCGCGGCCCGAGAGATCCCGCCGACGGCCGAGGAGGCCGACATCATCCTGGTCACCGACGGGCTGGAGACCTGCGATGCGGATCCTTGCGCGGTCGCCGCCCAGCTGGCGCAGGAAGGCATCAAGATCCGCGCCCATGTGGTCGGCTTCGGCCTGAGCGAGCAGCAGGCGAATGCGCTCGCCTGCGTGCCCGACCAGACCGGCGGCCAGCTGCTGCGCCCGCAGTCCGGCGCCGAACTCACCGATGCGCTCAACCAGATCGCGGCGGCCGAGCCGATGCCAGAACCAGAGCCCGAACCGACTGTTCAGGAAAACTTCTTCGACATCGGGCCGAAGGCCGAGGCCGGCCATACCTACCGCATCTCCTACAAGGGAACGGCGCGGCCCGTCGACTATGCGGGCTTCACCCGGCGCGGCGAGGCAGAGCCCGATGTCAGCCCGTCCTACGGCGTGATCGGCGGCAGCGGCAAAACCGGCAACAACCCGTTCACGAAACAGGCGCCGCCGGAGCCGGGCGACTACGACCTCATCCTCTCCGTCGCGGGTCAGGGCGTCATCGCCCGCCAGGCGATCGAGGTGGTGTCCTCGTCCAACGGGTTCGACCCCATCGGCTCGGTGGAGCCGGGCAAGCGGTTCCGCTTCACCTGGCGCGGGCCGGACCGGGTCGAGCAGCGCGTCGTCATCGCACGGCCGGGCGATCCTGCCGGAACCTATGAAGGCGACTGGGGCTATGCGCTGCACAAGAACGGGCGCATGGGCCTGCGGGCACCCGCCGAGCCCGGCCTTTACGAACTGCGCTACCTGTCGGCCAGCCGCAAGGAGATCCTGTTCTCCCGCACCTTCGGCGTCGGGGTGCCTTACGAGGATGCCGATCTGACGACCAGCGCGGAGCTGGCGGAACGCGCCCTGGCCGCGACGCAGGCCGCGCCTGGACAGGACCCGCTGCCGATGGTGCCCGCCACCTTCCGCCTGCCGGACGGCTTTCCGCCGACGCCGCTGTCCTGGTCTGCCGTGCCGCTCGACCCGGACATGAGCCCGGAAGCCTGGGCGCCGCAGTCGGACATGGTGGTCGGCGAGGGCGAGTTCGAGCCGGGCCGCTACGAGGTCTCGACCATGGGACCGGGCGAGACCGAGTTCCGCGGCGTGGTCGAGATCGTGCCGGGGCAGCCCAACGACTTCGTCATCCCGCTGGTCGGCGGCGGCGAGGCTGAGCAGAACCCGCCCGGACAGCGCGGCGATGCGGGCTCCTCGGGCGGCAGCACCCTGGCCGGGGAGAGCCAGGGCATGGCCTGCCGCAGCCCGACGGGCTGCGCCTATCACGACCCGGTGACGGGGCTGGCGTTGATCCTGCCGCAGGGCTGGGACATCGACCCGCCCTTCTTCTACGAGACGGCGGGCGGGGCGAGAGCCGGCCTGCCCTCCGCGACGCTGTCGCGCACCATTGGCGGCGACATGCAGCAGATCATGCTGAACCCGCGCCAGTGGATGACCTCCAGCGGCCCCTGCACCGACACGCCGGCGGGCGAGCTGTGCCGGGCGACCAGCACCGACGTCGCCTATCTCGGCGCCTTCGAGGTGGTGCGCTCCTCGCTGCGGATCGCGGCGGCCAGCGCCGCGCCGGATCCGTCCGCGGCACCGCGCAGCACCGCCTCGGCGGCAGGCGCAGGCGCGAGTGCTGGCGCAGGCGCGAGTGCCGGCGCGGGGACAGGTTCCAGTCGGGGCGGGGATATCCAGCCGCGCAACGGCCGCTGGACGGTGACGCTCGGCCGGACCGTCGTCGAGGGCTGCCCGGCGATGATCGCCGAGCAGATCCGCGGTGCGGGCCTCGAACGTCGCTCGGGCACCCGCGAGATGACCTTTTCCGATCCGTTCCATCCCGGCCCGCTGATGGCCGATGCGCCGATGCAGGTCGGGTGGTCGCGCACCGGACCCGGCAGCTGGCAGGCGACGCTGGTCGGGCAGTCGATGGGGCCGACCGGCCAGATCGACGTGCGCCTTGAGCTGACCGTCGTGTCGGAGACCGAGCTGCACGAGGTCAACCATTTCTCGATGCAGCTTCCGGCGCCGTTGATGGCCGCTCTCGGCGGCGGCGGCAGCGGCGCCTGCACCTCGCGCACCGGGGCGACGTGGACCTGGCAGGGCTGA
- a CDS encoding ABC transporter ATP-binding protein has translation MTNHADIPAAAAAAGPVLDIRDFTIELATGKMISPIVEGASFQVHEGRTLGIVGESGCGKSMLSLGIMKLIPTPPAKIAGGQVLLDGSDLVPLSDKQMEQVRGNRISMIFQEPMTSLNPVYTVGYQIGEALRAHSSLGSAAARRKAVELLRKVGIPNPEKRVDEYPHSLSGGMRQRVMIAIALACEPRVLIADEPTTALDVTIQAQILDLMRSLKTESGTAIMLISHDLGVIAEMADDVIVMYAGRIIEQAPVHSLFAAPSHPYTQGLLASIPAVEGEQHRLQPVPGTVPPPHDRPKGCAFHPRCRFSDDKCRAERPPLEEKRAGHKVACWNAGPGASA, from the coding sequence ATGACCAACCATGCAGATATCCCCGCAGCCGCGGCCGCGGCAGGCCCCGTTCTCGACATCCGGGATTTCACCATCGAGCTCGCGACGGGCAAGATGATCTCCCCGATCGTCGAAGGGGCCAGCTTTCAGGTCCATGAAGGCAGGACGCTAGGCATCGTGGGCGAGTCCGGCTGCGGCAAAAGCATGCTCTCGCTCGGGATCATGAAGCTTATCCCCACCCCGCCTGCGAAGATCGCCGGGGGGCAGGTCCTGCTCGACGGAAGCGATCTGGTCCCGCTGTCCGACAAGCAGATGGAGCAGGTGCGCGGCAACCGCATCTCGATGATCTTTCAGGAGCCGATGACGAGCCTGAACCCGGTCTACACGGTGGGCTACCAGATCGGCGAAGCGCTGCGGGCCCATTCCTCGCTCGGTTCCGCCGCGGCGCGCCGGAAGGCCGTCGAGCTGCTGCGCAAGGTCGGCATCCCGAACCCGGAGAAGCGGGTCGACGAATATCCCCACAGTCTTTCGGGCGGAATGCGCCAGCGGGTGATGATCGCGATCGCGCTTGCCTGCGAGCCGCGTGTCCTCATCGCCGACGAGCCGACCACCGCGCTCGACGTGACGATCCAGGCCCAGATCCTCGACCTGATGCGCTCGCTGAAGACGGAGTCGGGCACGGCGATCATGCTCATTTCCCATGACCTCGGCGTCATTGCCGAGATGGCCGACGACGTGATCGTCATGTATGCGGGACGCATCATCGAGCAGGCGCCGGTTCACAGCCTGTTTGCCGCGCCGTCCCATCCCTACACGCAGGGGCTTCTTGCATCCATCCCCGCCGTGGAGGGCGAGCAGCACCGCCTCCAGCCGGTTCCCGGCACCGTGCCGCCGCCGCACGACCGGCCGAAAGGATGCGCTTTCCATCCGCGCTGCAGGTTCAGCGACGACAAATGCCGTGCGGAAAGGCCGCCGCTCGAAGAAAAACGGGCCGGCCACAAGGTTGCGTGCTGGAACGCCGGACCGGGAGCGAGCGCATGA
- a CDS encoding DUF1028 domain-containing protein: MTFSLIARDEATGMFGIGITTSSIAVGNRCPWARARVGAVTSQHRSDIRLGPKGLDLLEQGLSAEETVKRLIDESEFPDQRQVAAIDRNGGTAFYCGPKIPSINSGYQGRNCVSTGNVIANADVPKAMVKAYEASLDLEFAERLLAAIDAGLAAGGETQPLYSAALLIVDEQDWPLVDLRVDYEASPEKKLRALWETYKPQTQHFITQVLRPNDVKPSVRATEPS, from the coding sequence ATGACATTTTCTCTCATCGCCCGGGACGAAGCGACAGGCATGTTCGGGATCGGGATCACCACATCCTCGATCGCGGTTGGCAATCGTTGCCCGTGGGCGCGCGCCAGGGTGGGGGCCGTGACGTCCCAGCACCGCAGCGACATCCGGCTCGGGCCGAAGGGGCTCGACCTGCTGGAGCAGGGCCTCAGCGCCGAGGAGACCGTCAAGCGCCTCATCGACGAGAGCGAGTTTCCCGACCAGCGCCAGGTCGCAGCCATCGACAGGAATGGCGGAACGGCGTTCTACTGCGGTCCGAAAATCCCGTCCATCAATTCGGGGTATCAGGGCAGGAACTGCGTCTCGACCGGAAATGTCATCGCCAATGCCGATGTGCCGAAGGCCATGGTGAAAGCCTATGAGGCGTCGCTGGACCTTGAGTTCGCGGAGCGGCTTCTGGCGGCCATCGACGCAGGGCTCGCCGCCGGCGGCGAGACGCAGCCGCTCTATTCGGCAGCGCTTCTCATCGTCGACGAGCAGGACTGGCCGCTGGTCGACCTGCGTGTCGACTACGAGGCGAGCCCTGAAAAGAAGCTGCGCGCGCTGTGGGAGACCTACAAGCCGCAGACCCAGCATTTCATTACTCAGGTGCTGCGGCCGAACGACGTGAAGCCGTCGGTCCGCGCGACCGAGCCGAGCTGA